A region of Mesorhizobium sp. AR02 DNA encodes the following proteins:
- a CDS encoding MarR family winged helix-turn-helix transcriptional regulator, with the protein MSIAMRPSQALRLWQQVMLSQVRDDAPDLTMRQTAILFTIYLDPPPHTVRGLAARLNVTKPVITRALDTMGALKLVSRHRDELDKRNVLIKRTVEGALFVERFGDGIIARAHELPI; encoded by the coding sequence ATGTCGATTGCGATGCGCCCGAGCCAGGCCTTGCGACTGTGGCAGCAAGTGATGCTGTCGCAGGTCCGCGATGACGCGCCCGACCTGACCATGCGCCAGACGGCGATCCTGTTCACCATCTATCTCGACCCGCCGCCGCATACCGTGCGCGGGCTCGCCGCCCGCCTCAACGTCACCAAGCCGGTCATCACGCGCGCGCTCGACACGATGGGCGCGCTGAAGCTGGTGTCGCGCCATCGCGACGAACTCGACAAGCGCAACGTGCTGATCAAGCGCACGGTCGAGGGCGCGCTCTTTGTCGAGCGCTTCGGCGATGGTATCATTGCCAGAGCCCACGAACTGCCCATCTGA
- a CDS encoding type II and III secretion system protein family protein, with amino-acid sequence MRLSGKLPAIAATAFGLLLVGTNVQGVVEAKSTQVTATTATQRVKLGLNKSVVIDLPSDAYDILVANPTVADAVTRTARRIYLFGKAVGETNIFVFGPNGEQIASLDLAVERDVAGLEDYIKRFIPTSDVKVELLNDNVVLTGMVDTPLDAKRAVDLATIFVSGGEATTGQYSQTAAGGSAQSGVDINNPDTQRRVSKIVNLLQIVGDDQVTLKVTVAEVSRSVMKQLGVNMVGSGDSNGISWGALSSPNYGLGKPLSQTSGLGFATSSLQAYINAMEQSGVMKTLAEPTLTAVSGEKATFKVGGEYNMVSGRSSNVSTGNQTGQTTYTFDKIEYGIGLEFQPVVLSAGRISLKVRTSVSEPTMEGAGTLEAGGKSALNLQGMSILSLRKRLADTTVELPSGGSMMIAGLVRDDVRQAVAGLPGLTKIPVLGALFRSRDFVRNESELVIIITPYLAKPVARNDLAKPDDNFNPASDGAAMFLGKVNRVYGTMQTDKPNGRYHGVVGYIYK; translated from the coding sequence ATGAGGCTAAGCGGTAAACTGCCGGCAATCGCAGCCACGGCATTCGGCCTGCTGCTCGTCGGAACGAATGTGCAGGGCGTTGTCGAGGCGAAGAGTACGCAGGTGACGGCTACGACAGCCACGCAGCGCGTCAAGCTTGGCCTCAACAAGTCGGTGGTCATAGACCTGCCGAGCGATGCCTACGACATTCTTGTCGCCAACCCGACCGTTGCCGATGCGGTGACCCGCACCGCAAGGCGTATCTACCTGTTCGGCAAGGCGGTCGGTGAGACCAACATCTTCGTCTTCGGTCCGAACGGCGAACAGATCGCCAGCCTGGACCTGGCCGTCGAACGCGACGTCGCCGGCCTGGAGGATTACATCAAGCGCTTTATTCCGACCTCGGACGTCAAGGTGGAACTGCTGAACGACAACGTCGTCTTGACCGGAATGGTCGATACGCCGCTGGACGCGAAACGAGCGGTCGACCTTGCGACGATCTTCGTCTCGGGCGGTGAAGCGACGACCGGACAATATTCGCAGACCGCGGCCGGCGGTTCGGCCCAGAGCGGTGTCGACATCAACAACCCCGACACGCAACGCCGCGTCTCAAAGATCGTCAACCTGCTGCAGATCGTCGGTGACGACCAGGTCACGCTGAAGGTGACGGTCGCCGAAGTCAGCCGCTCCGTGATGAAGCAGCTCGGTGTGAACATGGTCGGCAGCGGCGACAGCAACGGCATCAGCTGGGGCGCATTGAGTTCGCCCAACTACGGGTTGGGCAAGCCGCTTTCGCAGACCTCGGGCCTGGGCTTCGCGACCTCAAGTCTGCAGGCCTACATCAACGCGATGGAACAAAGCGGCGTCATGAAGACACTTGCCGAACCGACTCTCACTGCTGTTTCGGGCGAGAAGGCAACGTTCAAGGTTGGCGGCGAATACAATATGGTCTCCGGACGCTCGAGCAACGTATCGACCGGCAATCAGACTGGCCAAACGACATATACCTTTGACAAAATCGAGTACGGCATCGGCCTCGAGTTCCAACCGGTGGTGCTGTCGGCGGGTCGGATCAGTCTGAAGGTCAGAACTTCCGTGTCGGAGCCAACCATGGAAGGTGCCGGCACGCTGGAAGCGGGAGGCAAGTCGGCGCTGAACCTGCAGGGAATGTCGATATTGTCACTCCGTAAGCGACTTGCCGACACGACCGTTGAGTTGCCGTCGGGCGGTTCAATGATGATCGCTGGTCTTGTCCGCGATGACGTTCGCCAAGCTGTTGCGGGATTGCCCGGCCTCACCAAAATACCAGTGCTCGGCGCGCTCTTCCGCAGCAGGGATTTCGTGCGCAACGAAAGCGAGCTCGTCATCATCATCACGCCCTATCTGGCGAAGCCTGTGGCACGCAATGATCTCGCCAAGCCGGACGACAATTTCAACCCTGCCAGCGATGGTGCCGCCATGTTCCTTGGCAAGGTCAATCGCGTCTACGGCACCATGCAGACCGACAAGCCCAACGGCCGGTACCACGGCGTTGTCGGCTATATCTACAAGTGA
- a CDS encoding AAA family ATPase — protein sequence MTMSNLAYDATVDGGDTSPQDIAAMQALRPVPRISIQAFCETEGVANPVERAGEDRRMTKAHLKVHMGGVPTAIEFYQSAPTPNLILLESRSEPKQLLEQLAHLSEYCDPSSKVVVIGHYNDVGLYRELIRSGISEYVIAPVSMADIVSVVSSIFVDPEAEPLGRSVAFVGAKGGVGSSTIAHNVAWAMSSLFKSEVVVADLDLAFGTANINFDQDPAQGIAEAVFSPERVDEVYLDRLLTQCAEHLSLLAAPSTLERVYDFDPDAFAQLVDTAQRSVPLLVLDVPHIWTGWAKNTLVKADEIVITATPELANLRNTKNLVDMFKRLRPNDPPPKLIINQAGVPKRPEISPSDFAEPLGLTPMSVIGFDPLLFGNAANNGRMLGEMDAKNPVVATINEIAHVLTGRSEIRTKKKAGLGSLLGKLSRNKK from the coding sequence ATGACCATGAGCAATCTTGCCTATGACGCCACCGTGGATGGCGGTGATACATCGCCGCAGGACATCGCCGCGATGCAGGCGTTGCGCCCGGTTCCGCGCATCTCGATCCAGGCATTCTGCGAGACCGAAGGCGTTGCCAATCCGGTCGAGCGCGCCGGCGAGGACCGCCGCATGACCAAGGCGCATCTCAAGGTCCATATGGGCGGCGTTCCCACGGCCATCGAGTTCTATCAGTCGGCGCCGACGCCGAACCTGATCCTGCTGGAGTCACGCAGCGAACCCAAGCAATTGCTGGAGCAGCTCGCCCACCTCTCGGAATACTGCGATCCATCCTCGAAAGTGGTGGTGATCGGCCACTATAATGATGTCGGTCTTTATCGCGAGCTCATCCGCTCCGGCATCTCTGAATATGTCATCGCGCCGGTGTCGATGGCCGACATCGTCAGTGTCGTGTCGTCGATTTTCGTCGATCCGGAGGCCGAACCGCTCGGCCGTTCGGTCGCCTTCGTTGGCGCCAAGGGCGGCGTCGGCTCTTCCACAATCGCCCACAATGTAGCCTGGGCAATGTCCTCCCTGTTCAAGTCCGAGGTCGTCGTTGCCGACCTCGACCTCGCCTTCGGCACGGCCAACATCAATTTCGACCAGGATCCGGCACAGGGCATCGCTGAAGCGGTGTTCTCGCCTGAACGCGTCGACGAAGTGTATCTCGACCGGCTGCTGACCCAATGCGCCGAGCACCTGTCGTTGCTCGCGGCGCCATCGACGCTGGAACGCGTCTACGACTTCGATCCCGATGCCTTTGCGCAACTTGTCGATACCGCGCAGCGCAGCGTGCCGCTTCTGGTGCTGGACGTTCCCCATATCTGGACGGGCTGGGCCAAGAACACGCTGGTCAAGGCCGACGAGATCGTCATCACGGCGACGCCGGAACTGGCCAATCTGCGCAACACCAAGAACCTGGTCGACATGTTCAAGCGGCTTCGCCCCAACGACCCGCCGCCGAAGCTGATCATCAACCAGGCCGGCGTCCCCAAGCGGCCGGAAATTTCGCCGTCCGATTTCGCCGAGCCACTCGGCCTGACGCCGATGTCGGTCATCGGCTTCGATCCGTTGCTGTTCGGCAATGCCGCCAACAACGGGCGCATGCTCGGCGAGATGGATGCCAAGAACCCGGTTGTGGCGACGATCAACGAGATTGCCCATGTGCTGACCGGGCGAAGCGAAATCCGGACAAAAAAGAAGGCCGGCCTGGGCAGCCTGCTCGGCAAGCTCTCGCGCAACAAGAAGTGA
- a CDS encoding type II secretion system F family protein: protein MSEQVIKSLTDPAFLIALLVGIAVFATVFTLLPALGGNQLKARMKSVALERDELRAKQRARLATEADRRRKGLREQQSEGMRNIVDRLDLRRALADENTLQKLKVAGFRGQNPLTRFLFFRLVLPFVGFALGLVYIFVLGGLPDKPLVIRLFVCVLVAYGGFYAPVVYVNNRATKRKQSIQMAWPDALDLMLICVESGMSVEAALRKVADEIGAQSVALAEEFILTNAELSYLQERKQAYENLASRTGLESVKSVSQALVQAERYGTPVAHALRVLAAESRDMRMNAAEKKAAALPPKLTVPMILFFLPVLFAIILGPAGIQVSQRGIFGDHSGAAAPASQ, encoded by the coding sequence ATGAGCGAACAAGTCATCAAGTCATTGACGGATCCGGCGTTTCTGATCGCACTGCTGGTCGGCATTGCCGTGTTCGCGACCGTCTTTACACTGCTGCCGGCGCTTGGCGGCAATCAACTCAAGGCGCGCATGAAGTCGGTCGCGCTGGAGCGCGATGAGCTTCGCGCCAAGCAGCGTGCGCGGCTTGCGACCGAAGCCGATCGCCGCCGCAAGGGTCTGCGCGAGCAACAGTCGGAAGGTATGCGCAACATCGTCGACCGGCTCGACCTGCGGCGCGCCCTGGCCGACGAGAACACCTTGCAGAAGCTCAAGGTCGCCGGCTTCCGGGGACAGAACCCGCTGACGCGGTTTCTCTTCTTCCGTCTGGTGCTGCCTTTTGTCGGCTTCGCACTGGGTCTGGTCTACATATTCGTGCTCGGAGGGTTGCCGGACAAACCATTGGTCATCCGGCTGTTCGTCTGCGTCCTCGTTGCCTATGGCGGCTTCTACGCACCGGTCGTCTATGTCAACAACCGTGCCACCAAGCGCAAGCAGTCGATCCAGATGGCCTGGCCGGATGCGCTCGACCTGATGCTGATCTGCGTGGAGTCAGGCATGTCGGTAGAGGCAGCACTGCGCAAGGTCGCCGACGAGATCGGCGCGCAGTCGGTGGCTCTGGCGGAAGAATTCATCCTGACCAATGCCGAGCTCTCCTATCTGCAGGAACGCAAGCAGGCCTATGAGAATCTTGCAAGCCGTACCGGTCTGGAATCGGTCAAGTCGGTGTCGCAGGCGCTCGTCCAGGCCGAGCGCTACGGCACGCCCGTGGCGCACGCGCTGCGCGTGCTCGCCGCCGAAAGCCGCGACATGCGCATGAACGCCGCCGAGAAGAAGGCCGCCGCCTTGCCGCCCAAGCTCACCGTGCCGATGATCCTGTTCTTCCTGCCGGTGCTTTTCGCCATCATCCTAGGCCCTGCCGGCATCCAGGTCAGCCAGCGCGGCATCTTCGGCGATCATTCCGGGGCGGCGGCGCCAGCCAGCCAGTAA
- a CDS encoding leucyl aminopeptidase family protein: MPVELVETKLQGALPVHLVARDGLEATGLAPSVVSWARANGFSGEAGRTLAVPGENGALAGALFGIGDGEGALALGALSKALPEGDWHFASAPAEPELAAIALVLGGYVFTRYGKKSGKALRFDLPAGVDAARVRRIADGVFLTRDLVNTPTSDMGPDDLEKAVRTLAAAHKAEISVIKGDDLLTQNFPMIHAVGRASSGAPRLIDMIWGQPGAPKVTLVGKGVCFDTGGLDIKPSSGMLLMKKDMGGAANVLGLASMIMTAGLNVRLRVLIPAVENSIAGNAFRPGDVLASRKGITVEIGNTDAEGRLVLGDALALADDEEPQLLIDMATLTGAARVALGPDLPPFYTGDDALASELAAASLAVEDPLWRMPLWRPYDAKLSSKIADINNVTTDGFAGSITAALFLRRFVEKTASWAHFDIFAWNPADRPHGPAGGEAQGIRALERIISTRFG; the protein is encoded by the coding sequence ATGCCTGTCGAACTCGTCGAAACGAAATTGCAAGGCGCGTTGCCGGTGCATCTGGTGGCCCGTGACGGTCTGGAGGCCACGGGCCTTGCACCATCTGTTGTCAGCTGGGCCAGGGCCAACGGCTTTTCCGGCGAGGCAGGCAGGACGCTGGCCGTGCCCGGCGAAAACGGTGCGCTTGCCGGCGCGCTGTTCGGTATTGGTGACGGCGAGGGCGCGCTTGCTCTCGGCGCATTGTCAAAAGCCCTGCCGGAAGGTGACTGGCATTTCGCCTCGGCGCCTGCCGAGCCGGAACTCGCGGCAATCGCGTTGGTGCTCGGCGGCTATGTCTTTACCCGTTACGGCAAGAAGTCAGGCAAGGCGCTGCGCTTCGACCTGCCGGCCGGTGTCGACGCGGCGCGCGTTCGCCGCATCGCCGATGGCGTCTTCCTGACACGCGACCTGGTCAACACGCCGACCAGCGACATGGGGCCGGACGATCTGGAGAAGGCGGTGCGGACTTTGGCCGCGGCTCACAAGGCCGAAATCTCCGTCATCAAGGGCGACGATCTGCTGACGCAGAATTTCCCGATGATCCATGCCGTCGGCCGTGCCTCATCAGGCGCGCCGCGGCTGATCGACATGATTTGGGGGCAACCGGGCGCGCCGAAGGTGACGCTGGTTGGCAAGGGCGTCTGCTTCGACACCGGCGGTCTCGACATCAAGCCGTCGTCCGGCATGCTGTTGATGAAGAAGGACATGGGCGGCGCGGCCAATGTGCTCGGCCTGGCCTCGATGATCATGACCGCCGGGCTGAACGTACGGCTGCGCGTGCTGATCCCCGCGGTCGAGAACTCGATTGCCGGCAATGCCTTCAGGCCGGGTGACGTGCTGGCGAGCCGCAAGGGCATCACTGTCGAGATCGGCAACACGGACGCCGAAGGGAGGCTCGTGCTCGGCGATGCGCTGGCACTGGCCGACGACGAGGAGCCGCAGCTGCTGATCGACATGGCAACGCTGACCGGAGCCGCCCGCGTCGCGCTTGGCCCCGATCTGCCGCCCTTCTACACCGGTGACGATGCACTGGCCTCGGAGCTGGCGGCGGCATCGCTGGCGGTCGAGGATCCGCTGTGGCGCATGCCGCTGTGGCGGCCCTACGATGCGAAACTGTCGTCAAAGATCGCCGACATCAACAACGTCACCACGGACGGTTTCGCCGGTTCGATCACGGCGGCGCTGTTCCTCAGGCGCTTTGTCGAGAAGACGGCGAGCTGGGCGCATTTCGACATCTTCGCCTGGAACCCCGCCGACCGTCCGCATGGTCCTGCTGGCGGCGAAGCGCAAGGCATTCGGGCGTTGGAGCGGATCATCTCGACACGCTTCGGCTGA
- a CDS encoding CpaF family protein has translation MFGKRGNDDGNRFTPEFRQPAPAPAPPPPAGSADTAVLARPAVPPQPSAPVAPPARRAVEAPPIAPEARRSREKSETYYDTKSQVFSALIDTIDLSQLAKLEPESAREEIRDIVNDIIAIKNFAMSIAEQEELLDDICNDVLGYGPLEPLLARDDIADIMVNGSKNVYIEVNGKVEQTGIRFRDNQQLLNICQRIVSQVGRRVDESSPICDARLPDGSRVNVIAPPLAIDGAALTIRKFKKDKLTLDQLVKFGAISPQGAEVLKIISRVRCNIVISGGTGSGKTTLLNCLTNYIDRDERVITCEDSAELQLQQPHVVRLETRPPNLEGEGEVTMRDLVKNCLRMRPERIIVGEVRGPEVFDLLQAMNTGHDGSMGTIHSNSPRECLNRIESMIAMGGYSLPQKTVREIVVGSIDVIIQAARLRDGSRRITHITEVIGMEGDVVITQDLVLYNIKGEDANGRLLGEHVSTGIGRPHFWDRARYYGEEQRLATALEAMEKRAD, from the coding sequence ATGTTCGGTAAAAGAGGCAACGACGACGGCAACCGGTTCACGCCGGAATTCCGCCAGCCAGCACCGGCGCCGGCCCCCCCGCCGCCCGCGGGTTCGGCGGATACGGCGGTTCTGGCCCGGCCCGCGGTACCGCCGCAGCCAAGCGCACCTGTCGCGCCGCCGGCTCGCCGCGCGGTCGAGGCGCCGCCCATCGCGCCGGAGGCGAGGCGGAGCCGCGAAAAGAGCGAGACCTACTACGACACCAAGAGCCAGGTTTTCTCGGCGCTCATCGACACGATCGACCTTTCGCAGCTCGCCAAGCTCGAACCCGAAAGCGCGCGCGAGGAAATCCGCGACATCGTCAACGACATCATCGCGATCAAGAATTTCGCGATGTCGATTGCCGAGCAGGAGGAGCTGCTCGATGACATCTGCAACGATGTGCTTGGTTATGGGCCGCTCGAGCCATTGCTAGCCCGCGACGACATCGCCGACATCATGGTCAACGGGTCGAAGAACGTCTATATCGAAGTCAATGGCAAGGTCGAACAGACAGGCATTCGCTTTCGCGACAACCAGCAGCTTCTCAACATCTGCCAGCGCATCGTCAGCCAGGTCGGCCGCCGTGTCGATGAATCCAGCCCGATCTGCGACGCACGCCTTCCCGACGGCTCCCGCGTCAACGTCATCGCCCCTCCGCTCGCCATCGATGGGGCCGCGCTTACCATCCGAAAATTCAAGAAGGACAAGCTGACGCTCGATCAGCTGGTCAAGTTCGGCGCCATTTCGCCGCAGGGAGCCGAGGTCCTCAAGATCATCAGCCGCGTTCGCTGCAACATCGTCATCTCGGGCGGCACCGGCTCGGGCAAGACGACGCTGCTCAACTGCCTGACCAACTACATCGACCGCGACGAGCGCGTCATCACCTGCGAGGACTCGGCCGAACTGCAGCTGCAGCAGCCGCATGTCGTGCGCCTGGAAACCCGCCCGCCCAACCTCGAAGGCGAAGGCGAAGTGACGATGCGCGACCTGGTCAAGAACTGCCTGCGCATGCGGCCCGAGCGCATCATCGTCGGCGAAGTGCGCGGACCCGAAGTGTTCGATCTTCTGCAGGCGATGAACACCGGCCATGACGGCTCGATGGGAACGATCCACTCGAACAGTCCGCGCGAATGCCTGAACCGTATTGAATCCATGATCGCCATGGGCGGTTATTCGCTGCCGCAGAAAACCGTGCGCGAAATCGTCGTCGGCTCCATCGACGTGATCATCCAGGCGGCGCGTCTGCGCGATGGATCGCGCCGCATCACCCACATCACCGAGGTCATCGGGATGGAAGGCGACGTCGTCATCACCCAGGATCTTGTCCTCTACAACATCAAGGGCGAGGACGCCAATGGCAGGCTGCTGGGCGAACACGTTTCGACTGGCATCGGCCGCCCGCATTTCTGGGACCGGGCTCGCTACTACGGCGAGGAACAGCGCCTCGCCACCGCGCTCGAGGCGATGGAGAAACGTGCTGACTGA
- a CDS encoding type II secretion system F family protein, which translates to MFGIDGTVLAFVVLAGFSAGAVAYAFLFNQISNEKQAGKRLETIKAAETDRSIVKATRDRAADAAKRRKSVQDSLKELDEKQKTKDTAVKKPPLKAQLRQAGMKVSIERFYIYSAICGLALAMVAFVAGAPLLVVPGVLLAGGLGLPRWFVSFRRTRRVKAFLNEFPNALDIIVRAVKSGLPLNDAIRLIANESPEPVKTEFRRIVDSQQMGLSIPDATLRMPETMPCTEASFFGIVIQIQAQAGGNLSEALGNLSRVLRDRKKMKAKVQALSMEAKASAAIIGALPFIVAFLVYLSSPNYMLPLFNTSVGNLILGCAGVWMSIGILVMRKMMNFEV; encoded by the coding sequence ATGTTTGGAATTGACGGCACCGTATTGGCGTTTGTCGTGCTCGCCGGCTTCAGCGCCGGCGCGGTCGCCTATGCATTCCTGTTCAACCAGATCAGCAATGAGAAACAGGCAGGCAAGCGGCTTGAAACGATCAAGGCCGCGGAGACGGACCGTTCCATCGTCAAGGCCACGCGCGACCGCGCGGCGGATGCGGCCAAGCGCCGTAAATCGGTGCAGGATTCGCTGAAGGAACTCGACGAGAAGCAGAAAACCAAGGACACCGCCGTCAAGAAACCACCGCTGAAGGCGCAGCTCAGGCAGGCCGGCATGAAGGTTTCGATCGAGCGCTTCTACATTTATTCCGCCATATGCGGCCTCGCGCTGGCGATGGTCGCCTTCGTGGCCGGGGCGCCGCTGCTTGTCGTGCCAGGCGTGCTGTTGGCCGGCGGACTCGGCCTGCCGCGCTGGTTCGTCTCGTTTCGGCGCACGCGCCGGGTCAAGGCATTCCTCAACGAATTTCCAAACGCCCTCGACATCATCGTGCGCGCGGTCAAGTCCGGCCTGCCGCTGAACGATGCCATACGCCTGATCGCCAACGAATCCCCCGAGCCGGTGAAGACCGAGTTTCGCCGCATCGTCGATTCGCAGCAGATGGGCCTGTCGATCCCCGATGCGACCTTGCGCATGCCCGAAACCATGCCGTGCACCGAGGCAAGTTTCTTCGGCATCGTCATCCAGATCCAGGCGCAGGCCGGCGGCAATCTGTCCGAGGCGCTGGGCAACCTTTCGCGCGTGCTTCGCGACCGCAAGAAGATGAAAGCCAAGGTCCAGGCGCTGTCGATGGAGGCGAAGGCGTCCGCCGCCATCATCGGTGCGTTGCCCTTCATCGTCGCTTTTCTCGTCTATCTCTCAAGCCCGAATTACATGTTGCCACTGTTCAACACGAGTGTCGGCAACCTCATTCTCGGTTGCGCTGGCGTTTGGATGTCGATCGGCATTCTCGTGATGCGCAAGATGATGAACTTCGAAGTCTAG
- the cpaB gene encoding Flp pilus assembly protein CpaB, with product MPASRLIILSVAVAAAGGAGYVAKNMVAAPPPQVVVDSGPQAPAVPLQDVLVLSGDVAMGNALQNSISWQSWPADGVNANFITKVNAPDALEKLKGSIARVPMYAGEPVRRSKLIGEGQSFMSSILPSGMRAVATAISADTSAGGFILPNDFVDVIMTRRADASGGGTGFNTETILKNIRVLAIDQTIQEDEQGKKTRVGQTATLELTPKQAEIITVAQQMADRLTLALRAITDTQEKNLGEADYLVSGNGRKGTVRLIKSGEVSEVGARK from the coding sequence ATGCCAGCATCCCGACTGATTATTCTGAGCGTGGCGGTGGCCGCGGCGGGTGGCGCTGGCTATGTCGCAAAAAATATGGTCGCCGCCCCGCCGCCGCAGGTCGTCGTCGATTCCGGCCCCCAGGCTCCCGCCGTACCACTGCAGGACGTGCTTGTGCTCTCGGGCGATGTCGCGATGGGCAACGCGCTTCAGAACAGCATCTCCTGGCAATCCTGGCCGGCCGACGGCGTCAACGCGAATTTCATCACCAAGGTGAACGCTCCCGACGCCCTGGAGAAACTGAAGGGGTCGATCGCCCGTGTGCCGATGTACGCGGGCGAGCCCGTGCGACGGTCCAAGCTGATCGGCGAGGGGCAAAGCTTCATGTCGTCCATCCTGCCTTCCGGGATGCGGGCGGTCGCCACAGCCATATCGGCCGACACTTCGGCCGGCGGCTTCATCCTTCCAAACGATTTCGTCGACGTCATCATGACCCGCAGGGCGGATGCCAGCGGCGGCGGCACCGGTTTCAACACTGAAACCATCCTCAAGAACATCCGCGTCCTGGCGATCGACCAGACCATCCAGGAGGACGAGCAGGGCAAGAAGACCAGGGTTGGCCAGACCGCCACGCTGGAGCTCACGCCCAAACAGGCGGAGATCATCACCGTCGCCCAGCAGATGGCGGATCGCCTGACCCTGGCGCTGCGGGCGATCACGGACACCCAGGAAAAGAACCTCGGTGAGGCCGACTATCTCGTTTCCGGCAATGGCCGCAAGGGAACGGTGAGACTGATCAAGTCGGGTGAAGTTTCCGAAGTAGGGGCAAGGAAATGA
- a CDS encoding tetratricopeptide repeat protein: MPTNRTVNSRGKRLVTTALMLALAAGVAGCGTSRMTTGSIGRSGGQPLETMSAGELHNATAALGQSYAKNPNDKRIATNFAAALQMDGDADQSLAVMRKLAIAYPKDRDVLAAYGKALAANGQFEAALDAVRRAQTPEYPDWKLVSAEAAILDQIGQKDDARQLYRKALELKPNEPSVLSNLGMSYVLEGDLRTAETYMRSAAQQPGADSRVRQNLALVVGLQGRFDEAEKIASQELSPEQAQANVAYLRQMLAQQNAWSQLKDQDKSKPATN; encoded by the coding sequence ATGCCGACCAACCGGACAGTGAATTCCAGGGGAAAACGGCTTGTCACCACGGCCCTCATGCTGGCGCTGGCGGCGGGCGTCGCCGGTTGCGGAACCAGCAGAATGACCACCGGCTCGATCGGCCGCAGCGGCGGCCAGCCGCTGGAGACGATGTCGGCGGGAGAACTGCACAATGCCACGGCCGCCCTTGGCCAGTCCTATGCCAAGAACCCCAACGACAAGCGTATAGCGACCAACTTCGCGGCCGCGCTGCAGATGGACGGCGATGCCGACCAGTCGCTTGCCGTGATGCGCAAGCTGGCGATCGCCTACCCCAAGGATCGCGACGTGCTCGCCGCCTATGGCAAGGCACTGGCCGCCAATGGCCAATTCGAGGCAGCCCTCGACGCCGTGCGCCGTGCGCAGACGCCGGAATATCCCGACTGGAAGCTGGTGTCGGCGGAAGCGGCCATCCTTGATCAGATCGGCCAGAAGGACGACGCGCGCCAGCTTTACCGCAAGGCCCTCGAACTCAAGCCGAACGAGCCCTCGGTTCTTTCCAATCTCGGCATGTCCTATGTGCTGGAAGGGGATCTGCGCACCGCCGAGACCTATATGCGTTCGGCCGCGCAGCAGCCCGGCGCCGACAGCCGTGTGCGCCAGAACCTGGCATTGGTCGTCGGCCTGCAGGGACGCTTCGACGAAGCCGAGAAGATCGCCTCGCAGGAACTCTCGCCCGAACAGGCACAAGCCAATGTCGCCTATCTCAGGCAGATGCTGGCCCAGCAGAATGCCTGGAGCCAGCTCAAGGATCAGGACAAGTCGAAGCCGGCAACCAACTGA
- a CDS encoding CpaD family pilus assembly protein — MSQSALKTRTIATTMRTSRSRAGLRVLPVLAVAVTALLAGCAQRDSITVGAIPDDYRTNHPIVIAEKNQKIDLPVGAGDRGMTGSQRDTLMGFLDGYDKSAAPTLTIQIPSGSANEVAATAAGRDFARLAVASGIKRNRIVVVSYQAGSSETSAPIRVSFIAVRAQTDKCGRWPDDLTETSENKHYADFGCSYQNNLAAQMANPADLLGPRKQTTIDAENRGTVIDVYRARGISGEFLGNSEVTY, encoded by the coding sequence ATGTCTCAGTCAGCGTTGAAGACAAGGACCATCGCCACGACGATGCGCACCAGCCGTTCGCGAGCCGGCCTGCGGGTGCTGCCGGTCCTGGCGGTGGCGGTGACGGCTTTGCTGGCCGGCTGCGCCCAGCGCGACAGCATCACCGTTGGCGCCATTCCGGACGACTATCGCACCAACCATCCGATCGTCATCGCCGAGAAGAACCAGAAGATCGACCTGCCTGTCGGCGCCGGCGACCGCGGCATGACCGGTTCGCAGCGCGACACGCTCATGGGTTTCCTCGACGGCTATGACAAGAGTGCCGCGCCGACATTGACGATCCAGATTCCCAGCGGATCGGCCAATGAGGTCGCGGCGACGGCGGCCGGCCGTGACTTCGCCAGGCTCGCGGTCGCCAGCGGCATCAAGCGCAACCGCATTGTCGTGGTCTCCTACCAGGCCGGCTCGAGCGAGACATCCGCCCCGATCCGCGTCTCCTTTATCGCGGTGAGAGCTCAGACCGACAAATGTGGACGCTGGCCCGACGATCTCACCGAGACGTCGGAAAACAAGCATTATGCCGACTTCGGCTGCTCCTATCAGAACAATCTCGCCGCCCAGATGGCAAACCCGGCCGATCTGCTCGGGCCGCGCAAGCAGACCACCATCGACGCGGAAAATCGTGGCACGGTGATCGATGTCTATCGTGCAAGAGGCATTTCGGGTGAATTCCTCGGCAATTCGGAAGTGACGTACTGA